A single genomic interval of Sagittula sp. P11 harbors:
- a CDS encoding glutathione S-transferase family protein, with protein MSLHLISHALCPYVQRAAISLTEKGVTFERTHIDLSNKPDWFLAISPLGKTPVLVVNGTPIFESAVILEYLEDTQPHALHPHDALDRARHRAWIEFGSAVLNDIAGFYSAPNDKALEAKVAALRAKFLRLDAELGEGPWFDGHQFSLVDVVFGPVFRYFDVFDAIGEFGVFTGLARVRAWRYELERRVSVKSAVSEDYPTLLRDFIRRRNSYLSQIMQTGGPKKTVTQVQSADRRSLDIVLSGRSAEPDV; from the coding sequence ATGAGCCTCCACCTCATTAGCCATGCGCTCTGCCCATATGTGCAGCGCGCAGCGATCTCGCTCACTGAGAAAGGTGTCACGTTCGAGAGAACTCACATCGATCTTTCGAACAAGCCCGACTGGTTTCTTGCCATATCTCCGCTGGGCAAGACGCCTGTCCTGGTTGTGAACGGGACGCCGATTTTCGAATCTGCGGTTATCCTCGAATATCTTGAGGATACACAACCCCACGCACTTCATCCGCACGACGCTCTCGATCGCGCCCGCCACCGTGCCTGGATTGAATTTGGATCTGCTGTCTTGAACGACATTGCGGGGTTCTACTCGGCGCCGAACGATAAAGCGTTGGAAGCAAAAGTCGCGGCGCTCCGCGCAAAATTCCTTCGGCTGGACGCGGAGCTTGGGGAGGGACCATGGTTCGACGGCCACCAGTTCAGCCTCGTCGATGTCGTATTCGGCCCGGTCTTCCGCTATTTCGACGTTTTTGACGCCATCGGAGAGTTTGGCGTCTTCACAGGGCTTGCCCGTGTAAGGGCCTGGCGATATGAACTGGAGCGTCGGGTTTCTGTGAAGAGTGCCGTCAGTGAAGACTACCCGACTCTTCTGCGTGACTTCATCAGACGGCGCAATTCTTACCTGTCCCAGATCATGCAGACAGGAGGGCCGAAGAAGACTGTTACACAGGTGCAATCGGCTGATCGCCGATCACTTGATATCGTTCTGTCGGGCCGCAGTGCAGAACCGGACGTTTGA
- a CDS encoding class I adenylate-forming enzyme family protein, with the protein MLTDVIRAGRADLYSIFRTRAQDCARALAIEDGSRKLTYAELLERVDRLAAVFLARGVAPGDRIAILSHNRSEYLEVELAAAGIGAIVACLNWRLASDELRHCIDLVAPVLAVVEPDLSEAYRAVAATPCLIIGPDLETAIAAAGPDPRIGTMVDDPEAGLTILYTSGTTGLPKGALISHRAHIARSMAFAAQLALDPGDGFIAWAPMFHMASTDHGLATVLRGGTVVMVDGLQPAVINEALSRHRIGWFVMMPGALDAFIAERRANPLPLKGIKVCGAMADLVPPHQIAELTALLHTPYLNSFGATETGLPPGSADLIAPGVTPDRLSKRISALCEVRLVDPDDQEVTDGTPGEMAVRGPTLFSGYWNADDANAHDFRNGFFHMGDLFRRNADGTIDFVDRAKYLIKTGGENVYPAEIERVLLSHPGVVDAAVVRAFDVKWGESPVAFVARGKDGPDAEALMNLCRDNLAGYKRPREIRFIAFEDFPRSTSGKVQRHVLEARLAD; encoded by the coding sequence ATGCTGACCGACGTCATCCGCGCGGGGCGCGCTGATCTGTATTCGATCTTTCGAACCCGCGCGCAAGACTGCGCCCGCGCCCTGGCCATCGAGGACGGCAGCAGGAAATTGACCTATGCCGAGCTGCTGGAGCGGGTCGATCGTCTGGCTGCCGTGTTTCTGGCCAGGGGCGTTGCGCCGGGCGACAGGATTGCGATCCTGTCGCACAACCGCTCTGAATACCTGGAGGTCGAACTCGCCGCAGCGGGAATCGGCGCGATCGTCGCCTGTCTGAACTGGCGGCTTGCTTCCGATGAACTGCGGCACTGCATAGATCTGGTCGCGCCGGTTCTCGCGGTCGTCGAACCGGACCTTTCAGAAGCTTACCGGGCCGTCGCGGCAACGCCCTGTCTGATTATCGGGCCGGATTTGGAAACGGCCATTGCCGCGGCCGGACCGGACCCGCGCATCGGAACCATGGTCGACGATCCAGAGGCTGGTCTGACGATCCTTTATACCTCAGGGACCACGGGCCTGCCCAAGGGCGCGCTCATCAGCCACCGCGCGCATATCGCCAGATCCATGGCTTTTGCGGCGCAGCTGGCGCTGGACCCCGGCGACGGGTTTATCGCCTGGGCGCCAATGTTCCACATGGCGTCCACCGATCATGGGTTGGCGACGGTCCTGCGGGGCGGAACCGTGGTGATGGTTGACGGTTTGCAGCCTGCGGTCATCAACGAGGCTCTGTCGCGCCACCGGATCGGCTGGTTCGTGATGATGCCCGGTGCGCTGGACGCCTTTATCGCAGAACGACGCGCCAACCCTTTGCCGCTGAAGGGTATCAAAGTTTGCGGCGCCATGGCCGATCTGGTGCCGCCGCATCAGATCGCGGAACTGACAGCCCTTCTCCACACGCCCTATCTGAATTCCTTCGGCGCAACCGAAACCGGCCTGCCGCCGGGGTCCGCCGATCTAATTGCGCCAGGTGTGACTCCGGACCGCCTTTCCAAGCGCATCAGCGCACTTTGCGAGGTTCGGCTCGTCGATCCCGACGACCAAGAAGTGACGGATGGAACGCCAGGCGAAATGGCTGTGCGGGGTCCGACATTGTTTTCAGGGTACTGGAACGCGGACGACGCCAATGCCCATGACTTTCGCAACGGCTTTTTCCACATGGGCGACTTGTTCCGGCGCAATGCGGACGGAACCATCGACTTTGTGGACCGGGCCAAATACTTGATCAAGACCGGCGGCGAGAACGTCTATCCTGCGGAGATCGAGCGTGTTCTTCTATCTCATCCCGGGGTGGTCGATGCCGCAGTCGTACGGGCATTTGACGTGAAATGGGGCGAAAGTCCGGTGGCCTTTGTCGCCCGCGGCAAGGACGGGCCGGATGCCGAAGCGCTGATGAATTTGTGCCGCGACAACCTCGCAGGCTACAAACGGCCGCGCGAAATTCGCTTCATCGCGTTCGAGGATTTTCCCAGATCGACCAGCGGAAAGGTCCAGCGGCATGTCCTAGAAGCGCGGCTCGCAGATTAA
- a CDS encoding FAD-dependent oxidoreductase codes for MLSPIRAGQHTLRNRVIMGSMHTRLETEPDGIAKQIAFYAERARGEAAILVTGGFSPNAEGIFDPEGPRIDGPEEALDLRPICEAVQAEGSLICAQLLHAGRYAKIEGCVAPSPIRAPINRFIPREMTEADILRTIEDFAVAAANAQAAGFDGVEIMGSEGYLINEFTVTHTNKRQDDWGGSAANRHRFPVEIVRAVRERCGPDFLVIYRISAADLIEGGAPADEIAALARKIEAAGADILNTGIGWHEARVPTIAYPVPRGAWRKAAANVKAAVSIPVVASNRINTPQLAEDILASGDADMISMARPFLADPHFVKKAREGRADEINTCIACNQACLDFIFSDRPVGCLVNPKAGRETEFRDTPADTPKKVAVVGGGAAGMATAAEAARLGHAVTLFEAQDKLGGQLNLARAAPGKDEFDETLRYYAGQMQKHGVTQRLRQRADVSDLEGFDHVVIATGVMPRIPDLPGIDHHSVATYAEILSGDRLAGDRVVVMGAGGIGHDVAEFLVTEPAKTANSDVFCETWGVDPEFVSSGALAGDPLAPKPSRRKVVMLQRKTAKPGAGLGVSTGWILRNALRKHGVEAMGGVTYERIDDAGLHIVADGMPKVIAADTIVLCTGQEPERTLAQELAARGVPVTMIGGAKEAAELDALRAIDEGVRLAQGL; via the coding sequence ATGCTCTCGCCCATCCGCGCAGGCCAACATACATTGCGAAATCGTGTCATCATGGGGTCGATGCACACGCGGTTGGAAACCGAGCCTGACGGCATAGCCAAACAGATCGCGTTTTACGCCGAGCGTGCGCGGGGGGAGGCGGCGATTCTGGTCACCGGCGGGTTTTCGCCCAATGCCGAGGGCATATTCGATCCAGAAGGTCCGCGAATCGATGGCCCGGAAGAAGCGCTTGACCTGCGCCCGATCTGCGAGGCGGTGCAGGCCGAAGGCAGCCTGATCTGCGCGCAACTCCTCCACGCCGGGCGCTATGCCAAGATCGAAGGCTGTGTCGCCCCGTCGCCGATCCGCGCTCCGATCAACCGTTTCATCCCGCGTGAAATGACCGAAGCCGACATTCTCCGTACCATCGAGGATTTTGCCGTGGCGGCCGCCAATGCGCAGGCCGCAGGCTTTGATGGCGTCGAGATCATGGGGTCCGAGGGATACCTGATCAACGAATTCACCGTCACCCATACCAACAAGCGCCAAGACGACTGGGGCGGCAGCGCCGCGAACCGCCACCGATTCCCGGTCGAGATCGTGCGCGCGGTGCGCGAACGTTGCGGCCCCGACTTTCTGGTCATCTACCGGATTTCGGCGGCCGATCTGATCGAGGGCGGCGCGCCCGCCGATGAAATTGCCGCACTGGCCCGCAAGATCGAGGCCGCAGGTGCGGATATTCTGAACACCGGCATCGGCTGGCACGAGGCCCGCGTGCCGACGATCGCCTATCCGGTGCCGCGCGGTGCCTGGCGCAAGGCGGCAGCCAACGTGAAAGCGGCCGTGTCGATCCCGGTGGTCGCCTCGAACCGGATCAACACACCCCAGCTTGCCGAAGACATACTTGCCTCTGGCGATGCGGACATGATCTCGATGGCGCGCCCGTTTCTGGCCGATCCGCATTTCGTGAAAAAGGCGCGAGAGGGCCGCGCGGACGAGATCAACACCTGCATCGCCTGCAACCAGGCCTGTCTGGATTTCATCTTTTCTGACCGTCCGGTCGGATGTCTGGTCAATCCAAAGGCCGGGCGTGAAACGGAATTCCGGGATACGCCAGCCGACACGCCAAAGAAAGTGGCCGTCGTTGGCGGTGGTGCCGCGGGCATGGCCACAGCCGCCGAGGCGGCGCGGCTGGGCCATGCTGTCACGCTGTTCGAGGCGCAGGACAAGCTGGGCGGTCAGCTGAATCTGGCCCGCGCCGCACCGGGCAAGGACGAATTCGACGAAACCCTTCGGTATTATGCCGGTCAGATGCAAAAACACGGGGTCACGCAGCGTCTGCGGCAGCGTGCTGACGTGAGCGATCTTGAAGGCTTCGACCATGTGGTTATCGCCACCGGGGTCATGCCGCGCATTCCCGACCTGCCGGGTATCGACCATCACAGCGTCGCGACTTACGCCGAAATTCTGTCCGGCGACCGTCTGGCGGGCGACCGTGTCGTCGTGATGGGGGCAGGGGGCATCGGTCATGATGTGGCCGAGTTCTTGGTGACCGAACCCGCCAAGACTGCCAACTCCGACGTCTTTTGCGAAACCTGGGGTGTGGACCCCGAATTTGTATCGTCGGGTGCCCTGGCGGGCGACCCTCTGGCACCGAAACCGTCGCGCCGCAAGGTCGTTATGCTGCAACGCAAGACGGCCAAACCGGGCGCGGGGCTTGGTGTTTCGACAGGGTGGATCCTGCGCAACGCGCTGCGCAAACATGGGGTCGAGGCAATGGGCGGCGTGACCTATGAACGTATCGACGATGCGGGACTGCATATCGTCGCGGACGGAATGCCAAAGGTCATTGCGGCCGATACAATTGTGCTATGCACCGGTCAGGAACCGGAACGGACCCTGGCCCAAGAGCTTGCCGCGCGCGGCGTCCCGGTTACGATGATCGGCGGGGCAAAAGAGGCCGCTGAACTGGATGCGCTGCGCGCCATTGATGAGGGCGTGCGCCTGGCGCAGGGTCTCTGA
- a CDS encoding acyl-CoA dehydrogenase family protein produces the protein MQFQPTDDQKAFRETAKRFATERLAPTYQERASGHTFDRALIKEMGALGLIGADLPEEFGGLGESSVTSGLIVEEIAYADFNASYVQLLGSLMGGMVAKHASKDIASEWVPKVVSGDAVIGLGLTEPRGGSDAANLILRAEKSGNGWRLNGEKTSMSFASQADAAVVFARTGDPDGGSRGVSAFFVDLNQEGIKRTHFDDIGTKPVGRGSVFFDDVFVPAENMMAEQDRAFGTIMAGFDYSRALIGLECLGAAQASVDETWAYVQEREAFGAPIVQYQGVSFPLAEAETQLTMMRQLCYYTLDLRDRGLPHTSQAAMCKWYLPKTACEILHQCLILHGHYGYTTDLPHHQRYNDVLGLQIGDGTAQIQKLVIAREKVGRMALQYDKKAKGAAK, from the coding sequence ATGCAATTCCAGCCTACAGACGATCAGAAGGCGTTTCGCGAGACCGCAAAGCGCTTCGCAACTGAAAGACTTGCGCCCACATATCAAGAACGCGCCAGCGGCCATACATTCGACCGTGCGCTGATCAAGGAGATGGGCGCACTGGGGCTGATCGGGGCCGATCTGCCCGAGGAATTCGGGGGACTCGGCGAAAGCTCTGTCACGTCAGGGCTGATCGTCGAAGAGATCGCCTATGCTGATTTCAACGCAAGTTACGTGCAGCTTCTGGGCTCTCTCATGGGCGGAATGGTTGCCAAACATGCCTCCAAGGACATCGCGTCGGAATGGGTGCCCAAGGTTGTTTCGGGTGATGCTGTCATTGGCCTGGGCCTGACAGAGCCGCGCGGCGGTTCGGATGCGGCGAACCTGATTCTGAGGGCCGAGAAATCCGGCAACGGCTGGCGGCTGAACGGTGAAAAGACATCCATGAGTTTTGCCAGTCAGGCGGATGCGGCGGTCGTCTTTGCCCGTACCGGCGATCCTGACGGCGGCTCACGCGGGGTCAGCGCCTTTTTCGTCGATCTGAACCAGGAAGGCATCAAGCGCACCCATTTTGACGACATCGGCACCAAGCCTGTCGGGCGCGGCTCGGTTTTCTTTGACGATGTTTTCGTGCCGGCTGAAAACATGATGGCGGAACAGGACCGTGCCTTTGGCACGATCATGGCGGGCTTCGACTATTCCCGCGCACTGATCGGGCTGGAGTGCCTGGGGGCCGCGCAAGCGTCGGTGGATGAAACCTGGGCCTACGTTCAGGAGCGCGAGGCATTCGGGGCCCCAATCGTGCAGTATCAGGGTGTCAGCTTTCCCTTGGCCGAGGCCGAGACCCAACTTACCATGATGCGCCAGCTTTGCTATTACACGCTGGACCTGCGCGACCGTGGCCTGCCCCACACCTCTCAGGCCGCCATGTGCAAATGGTACCTGCCCAAAACCGCCTGCGAGATCCTGCACCAGTGCCTGATCCTGCACGGACATTACGGCTACACCACCGACCTGCCCCACCACCAGCGCTACAACGATGTGCTCGGCTTGCAGATCGGTGACGGGACCGCGCAGATCCAGAAGCTGGTGATCGCCCGCGAGAAGGTCGGTCGCATGGCGCTGCAGTATGACAAGAAGGCGAAGGGAGCCGCCAAATGA
- a CDS encoding enoyl-CoA hydratase/isomerase family protein, whose protein sequence is MSGPILVTSEGNTGIIELARPEKFNCLSLDVHERISAARSEFEANPDIRAILIRAQGKNFCTGADLVEVKGKLNDPAALDHFIAFGMKNLRALETSSLPVVVAVQGLCLAGGIELMLACDVCFAAESAQFGDQHAQFGLIPGWGGSQRLTRLMGERRALDLMFSARWLKADEAKEVGLVNYIVPDADLHQAALEYCEKIATRSRPGIAEMKRLAREGADLGIDQQMRLERDAAVRALPSDDVAEGLDAFENRRAPEFKA, encoded by the coding sequence ATGAGCGGCCCCATCCTCGTCACTTCCGAGGGCAACACCGGCATCATCGAACTTGCCCGCCCCGAGAAATTCAATTGCCTGTCACTTGACGTGCATGAGCGCATTTCTGCTGCGCGGTCGGAATTCGAGGCGAACCCGGATATTCGGGCGATCCTGATCCGGGCGCAAGGCAAGAACTTTTGCACCGGCGCCGATCTGGTGGAAGTGAAAGGTAAATTGAACGATCCCGCCGCGCTGGACCATTTCATCGCCTTTGGCATGAAAAACCTGCGTGCGCTCGAAACCTCCTCCCTCCCTGTCGTAGTCGCAGTGCAGGGGTTGTGTCTGGCCGGCGGGATCGAACTGATGCTGGCCTGCGACGTGTGCTTTGCGGCCGAAAGCGCCCAGTTTGGCGATCAGCATGCGCAATTCGGGCTGATTCCCGGTTGGGGTGGCTCGCAGCGGCTGACGCGGCTAATGGGGGAACGCCGGGCGCTTGACCTGATGTTCTCAGCGCGCTGGCTCAAAGCCGACGAGGCCAAGGAGGTCGGGCTGGTCAACTACATCGTACCGGATGCGGATCTGCACCAGGCCGCGCTGGAATATTGCGAAAAGATCGCGACCCGCTCGCGCCCAGGTATCGCGGAAATGAAGCGGCTGGCGCGCGAAGGTGCAGATCTCGGCATCGACCAGCAGATGCGGCTTGAGCGTGACGCCGCCGTGCGCGCACTGCCCAGCGATGACGTCGCCGAGGGGCTCGATGCATTCGAGAACCGGCGCGCCCCCGAATTCAAGGCTTGA
- a CDS encoding acyl-CoA dehydrogenase family protein, with protein MEFTLNDEQRQIYEYGGQLAQTYDNAYWLEHARKHEFPHDMFKQVADDGFLGIMVPEEYGGAGLGMTEMALFMEGTANHGIPLLMMVVGPTMSLAHIASHGSEFHKKELLPAACRGDIQFCFAITEPGAGSNTMKATTLAKRRGNRFSLSGEKTFITGAEVSDYCLVVARTKPHTEVSRKTDGFTLFAVDLKKKGVDKQRVKISIPLPEEQWTLFFDEVDLGPEDVVGEVDEGFSILFDSLNPERIILAALCCGIGRFALNKGVAYASERNVFGQPIGAHQGVQHPMAKAHTAVEMASLMTRRAAWEFDNKLPAGASSNMAKYAAAEAGIEAVDAALQAHGGSGFTEDTGLYEMYPLVRLLRTAPVNRELCLSFIGEKVMGLPRSY; from the coding sequence ATGGAATTCACTCTGAACGATGAACAGCGCCAGATTTACGAATATGGCGGTCAGCTGGCGCAGACATATGACAATGCTTATTGGCTGGAACACGCGCGCAAGCACGAGTTTCCCCACGATATGTTCAAGCAGGTTGCCGACGACGGTTTTCTCGGCATCATGGTGCCTGAGGAATACGGCGGCGCGGGCCTCGGTATGACCGAAATGGCGCTGTTCATGGAAGGCACCGCCAATCACGGCATTCCGCTTTTGATGATGGTGGTCGGGCCGACCATGTCGCTGGCTCATATCGCCAGCCACGGGAGTGAATTCCACAAGAAAGAGCTGCTGCCGGCGGCCTGCCGCGGTGATATCCAGTTCTGTTTTGCGATCACGGAACCGGGCGCCGGGTCGAACACGATGAAGGCCACTACGCTGGCCAAACGTCGGGGCAACCGGTTCAGCCTGTCGGGCGAAAAGACCTTTATCACTGGCGCCGAGGTCTCGGACTATTGCCTAGTCGTGGCGCGAACCAAGCCGCATACCGAGGTCAGCCGCAAGACCGACGGCTTTACCCTGTTCGCAGTGGATCTGAAGAAAAAGGGCGTCGACAAGCAGCGGGTGAAGATCTCGATCCCCCTGCCCGAGGAACAGTGGACCCTGTTCTTCGACGAGGTGGATCTGGGCCCGGAGGATGTGGTCGGCGAGGTGGACGAAGGGTTCTCGATCCTGTTCGACAGTCTCAACCCCGAACGCATCATCCTGGCCGCCCTGTGCTGCGGCATCGGCCGGTTCGCCCTGAACAAGGGCGTGGCCTATGCCTCCGAACGCAATGTGTTCGGCCAACCCATCGGTGCGCATCAGGGCGTGCAGCACCCGATGGCCAAGGCGCACACAGCGGTCGAGATGGCCAGCCTGATGACCCGTCGCGCGGCCTGGGAGTTTGACAACAAACTGCCGGCAGGGGCGTCGTCAAACATGGCAAAATACGCCGCCGCCGAAGCCGGGATCGAAGCGGTGGACGCCGCGCTGCAGGCGCATGGCGGATCGGGCTTCACCGAGGATACGGGACTATACGAGATGTACCCGCTGGTGCGCTTGTTGCGCACGGCGCCCGTGAACCGCGAGCTGTGCCTCAGCTTCATCGGCGAAAAGGTCATGGGTCTGCCGCGGTCTTATTGA
- a CDS encoding phenylacetate--CoA ligase family protein, with protein MQFGMRFRRQDAADKVNDRFWHTIEGTPLDEVRRIQEERLRDQMAYLKANSTFYQEKFAEAGVDFDDIRTIADLQKLPYTYKTEIRESLAAEPPFGKHRAAPMSDIIQMQASSGTTGSPSYVALTESDAEMWHEMTARCFFANGMRPGDMVLHAFSLAKGFVGGIPVMQGLQYMGAIDVPVGADGGAERLLRACADTRPRCIVGAPNFVLHLAEKAPEVLGCKASELGVEQVIVGGEPGGGIPAIRAKIEAAWGAKCTEMLGGTDLGVTYWAECDEQSGMHMVNMDYIITELLDPDSGRIIPWEKGAEGEMIYTAIGRQASPLVRFRSGDYIEVIDTECACGRTGPKIRCTGRTDDMLIVRGANVFPSAINSVITEMVPDTNGVMRIVADFEGHTTQGALTVIVERGPGRDPADDAALKKKIEQRLRDALVFKADVHLVAADTFEKPGAAKVAFVLREYPNLP; from the coding sequence ATGCAATTTGGAATGCGCTTCAGGCGGCAGGATGCCGCCGACAAGGTAAATGATCGCTTCTGGCACACGATCGAGGGCACACCGCTCGACGAGGTGCGCCGTATTCAGGAAGAGCGGCTGCGCGATCAGATGGCGTATCTCAAGGCGAACTCGACCTTCTATCAGGAAAAGTTCGCCGAGGCCGGTGTGGACTTCGACGATATCCGCACCATCGCAGACCTGCAAAAACTGCCCTATACCTACAAGACCGAGATCCGCGAAAGCCTCGCTGCCGAGCCGCCCTTTGGCAAGCACCGTGCCGCGCCCATGTCGGACATCATCCAGATGCAGGCCTCGTCGGGCACGACCGGCAGCCCCTCATATGTGGCCCTGACAGAATCCGACGCCGAGATGTGGCACGAGATGACAGCGCGCTGCTTCTTTGCCAATGGCATGCGCCCCGGCGACATGGTGTTGCACGCGTTTTCGCTGGCCAAGGGCTTTGTCGGCGGCATCCCCGTGATGCAGGGGTTGCAGTATATGGGCGCGATCGATGTGCCGGTGGGGGCGGATGGCGGTGCCGAACGGCTGCTGCGTGCCTGCGCGGATACGCGCCCGCGCTGCATCGTTGGTGCTCCGAATTTCGTTCTGCACCTGGCCGAAAAAGCGCCCGAAGTGCTGGGCTGCAAGGCTAGTGAGTTGGGCGTGGAACAGGTCATCGTCGGTGGCGAACCCGGCGGCGGCATCCCTGCTATCCGCGCCAAGATCGAAGCGGCTTGGGGGGCGAAATGCACCGAAATGCTGGGCGGAACCGATCTGGGCGTGACTTACTGGGCCGAGTGCGACGAACAGTCGGGAATGCATATGGTCAACATGGACTATATCATCACCGAATTGCTCGATCCCGATAGCGGCAGGATCATTCCCTGGGAAAAGGGCGCCGAGGGCGAGATGATCTATACCGCGATCGGCCGCCAGGCGAGCCCGCTCGTGCGGTTCCGGTCAGGCGACTATATCGAGGTCATCGACACCGAATGCGCCTGCGGGCGCACCGGCCCCAAGATCCGCTGCACCGGTCGCACCGACGACATGCTGATCGTGCGCGGGGCCAATGTATTCCCGTCCGCCATCAACAGCGTAATCACCGAGATGGTGCCAGACACCAATGGCGTCATGCGGATCGTCGCTGATTTCGAGGGCCACACCACGCAGGGCGCGCTGACGGTGATTGTCGAACGCGGCCCCGGTCGTGATCCGGCCGATGACGCCGCCCTCAAGAAGAAGATCGAGCAACGCCTGCGCGACGCGCTTGTCTTCAAGGCCGACGTTCACCTGGTGGCGGCTGACACTTTCGAAAAACCCGGCGCCGCCAAGGTCGCCTTTGTTCTCAGGGAATATCCGAACCTGCCATGA
- a CDS encoding acyl-CoA carboxylase subunit beta, which yields MTKMKSLLDTGSDDFRANDAHYREKLSDLHALRLLQRVGGPKKARDRHVEKGKILPRERIERLIDPGTPFLELGELAGLNKYNGVPPGAGIITGIGVIEGRQCMIIANDATVKGGTYFGMTSRKHVRAQKIAWKNRLPVITLVDSGGAFLPDQENIFPDEGQFGSIFHQQVGMSGDGVPQIAVVMGPCTAGGAYIPALCDEVVIVRGQGFMYLGGPELTFAATGEKVEAEELGGGKMHSSVSGVTDHLAEDDAHALAITREIVSHLGEKPQPRKTPEAPRAPAYPVEEIYGLISRDPKVPTDNREIVARLVDESDFHEFKPLYGDTIMTGWGRIHGHEVGILANTGVLFVEAALKATHFINLCVQRDIPLLFLADVNGFMVGREVEQMGIAKAGAKMITAMSSARVPKFTIITGGSYGAGYLAMLGRPFQPDAMFAWPTGRSAIMGPEQAASVLAQVRAQINEREGRNWTAEEEEAFKAPIREEYEDFQGAYNFASNLWIDSVIEPCETRDVMALMLDVTSRRPKVETNFGVFRM from the coding sequence ATGACCAAAATGAAATCCCTGCTTGATACCGGGTCCGACGACTTTCGGGCAAATGACGCACACTACCGTGAAAAACTCTCCGATCTGCACGCGCTGCGGCTGCTGCAACGTGTCGGCGGCCCCAAAAAGGCGCGCGACCGGCATGTGGAGAAGGGCAAGATCCTGCCGCGGGAACGGATTGAACGCCTGATCGACCCGGGCACACCATTTCTGGAACTCGGAGAACTTGCCGGGTTGAACAAATACAATGGCGTGCCGCCGGGCGCGGGCATCATCACCGGGATCGGTGTGATCGAGGGCCGTCAATGCATGATCATCGCCAATGATGCCACGGTAAAGGGCGGCACCTATTTCGGCATGACATCGCGCAAACATGTGCGGGCGCAGAAGATCGCATGGAAGAACCGTCTGCCCGTTATCACCCTCGTGGACTCCGGCGGCGCCTTCCTGCCGGATCAGGAAAACATCTTTCCCGACGAAGGCCAGTTCGGGTCCATCTTTCACCAACAGGTTGGCATGTCCGGCGATGGTGTGCCGCAAATCGCCGTGGTCATGGGGCCCTGCACTGCGGGTGGTGCCTATATCCCCGCGCTCTGTGACGAAGTGGTGATCGTGCGCGGTCAGGGCTTTATGTATCTGGGCGGACCGGAATTGACCTTTGCCGCAACCGGCGAAAAGGTCGAAGCCGAAGAACTGGGTGGCGGCAAGATGCATTCGTCCGTCTCCGGCGTGACCGACCATTTGGCTGAAGATGACGCCCATGCTCTGGCCATCACGCGCGAAATTGTCAGCCATCTTGGCGAAAAACCCCAACCCCGCAAGACGCCCGAAGCGCCCCGTGCGCCCGCCTACCCGGTCGAAGAGATTTATGGACTCATCAGCCGCGACCCCAAGGTACCGACCGACAACCGCGAAATCGTGGCTCGGTTGGTCGATGAGAGCGATTTTCACGAATTCAAACCGCTTTATGGCGACACGATCATGACCGGCTGGGGTCGCATCCACGGCCACGAGGTCGGTATTCTCGCCAATACAGGTGTGCTTTTCGTCGAAGCCGCGCTGAAGGCCACGCATTTCATCAATCTCTGCGTGCAGCGTGATATTCCGCTGCTGTTCCTGGCCGATGTGAACGGCTTCATGGTCGGGCGCGAGGTCGAGCAGATGGGCATCGCAAAAGCCGGTGCGAAGATGATCACGGCCATGTCTTCGGCCCGGGTGCCGAAATTCACAATCATCACCGGTGGCTCTTACGGGGCCGGATACCTGGCGATGCTGGGCCGCCCGTTCCAGCCGGACGCAATGTTCGCCTGGCCGACGGGACGGTCGGCGATCATGGGGCCGGAACAGGCCGCCAGCGTGCTAGCTCAGGTCCGCGCGCAGATCAACGAACGCGAAGGCAGAAACTGGACCGCCGAGGAGGAGGAGGCCTTCAAGGCACCGATCCGCGAGGAATACGAAGATTTTCAGGGAGCCTATAATTTTGCTTCCAACCTTTGGATCGACAGCGTGATCGAGCCCTGTGAGACCCGTGACGTCATGGCGCTGATGCTAGATGTGACATCGCGCAGACCCAAGGTCGAGACCAACTTCGGCGTGTTCAGGATGTGA